A section of the Macadamia integrifolia cultivar HAES 741 chromosome 9, SCU_Mint_v3, whole genome shotgun sequence genome encodes:
- the LOC122088046 gene encoding probable E3 ubiquitin-protein ligase RHC1A has translation MSSNGNTHWCHRCGRPVRVRGRDATCPYCEGGFVQELDGMDGVGPFDFLGGLDSDDDHDHRFGIMEAFSALMRQRMGRRNRDFDLRGRSGIGPDNGLAGFGAGYGAGPWLIFRGQVPVRMSENGGIEVLFNGGPGVGLRRANVGDYFLGPGLDELIEQLTRNDRNGPPPAARSSIDAMPTVKITQRHLRTDSHCPVCKERFELGSEARQMPCNHMYHSDCIVPWLVQHNSCPVCRHELPPQGSSGSGASNRSSTSSGISSGREGSGDNQGRRNPFSYLWPFRSSNSNSNSNSNSNSNTNSNTNANTNSNLNSHRTESSGSSSAAVREDNHQMSYSGWPFDY, from the coding sequence ATGTCAAGCAATGGGAATACACATTGGTGCCACAGATGCGGGCGGCCTGTGCGAGTCCGAGGACGAGATGCTACTTGCCCTTACTGTGAAGGTGGCTTTGTGCAAGAGCTTGATGGGATGGATGGGGTTGGGCCTTTTGATTTCCTTGGAGGACTGGATTCTGATGACGATCATGACCACAGATTTGGGATAATGGAGGCTTTCTCTGCTCTGATGAGGCAGCGAATGGGTAGGAGAAACCGCGACTTTGACCTTAGAGGAAGGTCTGGCATTGGTCCAGATAATGGTCTGGCAGGGTTTGGCGCTGGTTATGGTGCTGGTCCTTGGCTGATATTCCGTGGCCAAGTTCCTGTCAGGATGTCTGAAAATGGTGGCATTGAAGTGCTTTTCAATGGGGGTCCAGGAGTTGGTTTGAGGCGAGCTAATGTTGGTGATTACTTTCTTGGCCCGGGACTGGATGAACTGATAGAACAGCTCACTCGGAATGATAGGAATGGACCGCCACCGGCAGCTCGGTCTTCAATTGATGCCATGCCGACAGTAAAGATCACACAGAGGCATCTGCGTACTGATTCTCACTGCCCTGTTTGTAAAGAAAGATTTGAGTTGGGCTCTGAAGCACGGCAGATGCCATGTAATCACATGTACCACTCAGATTGCATTGTCCCATGGTTGGTTCAGCACAATTCCTGCCCTGTCTGCCGCCATGAATTGCCACCACAAGGATCCAGTGGTTCTGGGGCTAGCAACAGAAGTAGCACTAGTAGTGGTATCTCCAGCGGAAGGGAGGGTAGTGGGGATAATCAGGGAAGGCGTAACCCATTCTCCTACTTGTGGCCTTTCCGCTCAtcaaactccaactccaactccaactccaactccaactccaacacCAACTCAAACACAAACGCAAACACAAACTCGAACTTGAACTCACACCGTACCGAATCAAGTGGAAGCAGTTCAGCAGCCGTTCGTGAAGATAATCACCAGATGAGTTACTCTGGGTGGCCTTTTGATTATTAG
- the LOC122089625 gene encoding putative disease resistance protein At1g59780 has product MAESVVFSVARYLGGLLAQEAEILGGVANQIVNIKDEMLRMQCFLKDADARQDESDLVGNWVSEIRELAYDVEDAIDSYILKAKAASFLNPKKYIRLHKIGKEIEMLQSKIQAITRSVSTYGFIRTDPGQGTSSTRGIRQQLRQSCPHYDDGDVIGIEDNINVLIAELINKEGPHLVSIVGMGGLGKTTLAIKVYNHNDVKRHFDCCAWSFISQQYQGRAILQEIIRKVGNQTGVETLNDGELKEKLYKQLEDKLYLLVLDDIWSKEAWDVLKPAFPKGKKGSKIMLTTRIKDVTLYADPSGFLQESRCLTEEQSWELFCKKAFLSKNVASSSSSLYHLEEEKKKLGRDMVKKCGGLPLAVVVLGGLLATKKSIHEWETVAKDIIRYLNKVEKNQEQYGVSWILSLSYHDLPSYLKSCFLYFSLYPEDTEVHKKELIQMWIAEDFVQHNGQETTKEEMGEQYLLELINRSMVQVGERSSRGKVKTCRLHDLMRDFCLWKAKQENFLCTFGGGSSTGDDSSSSSTASGMEQLTYCSLWWYGLTQDNKPLRMDGLKNLLSLKLGWGKKLQLEFALPKLVNLRTLVLHEIDSTDFSDDYDWSPLSHCRSLWKLYLFGGLRKLPKLEEFPPNLKKLKLNPSHLKEDPIPTLKTLPNLESLTLAKVYFISLWRARVSYYGGHDKIPKYYFPIEGFGRLQYLRLYKLELEELEVEEGALPCLLELRIERCYMLRMLPEGLRFITALNKMEIISMPITFYERVREYGEDWPKIQHIPSIIMR; this is encoded by the exons ATGGCAGAGAGTGTTGTATTCTCTGTTGCACGATATCTTGGTGGCTTGCTAGCGCAGGAAGCAGAAATATTAGGCGGGGTGGCCAATCAAATTGTGAATATCAAAGATGAAATGCTACGGATGCAATGCTTCTTAAAAGATGCAGATGCAAGACAGGATGAAAGCGATCTTGTTGGTAATTGGGTTTCAGAAATCAGAGAGCTTGCTTACGATGTGGAGGATGCCATAGACAGCTATATTCTCAAAGCAAAAGCTGCAAGCTTTTTAAATCCAAAGAAATATATACGACTTCACAAAATTGGGAAGGAGATCGAAATGCTTCAATCCAAGATCCAGGCCATCACTCGTAGTGTATCAACTTATGGATTCATAAGGACTGACCCAGGACAAGGAACAAGCTCTACAAGAGGGATACGACAACAGTTGAGACAATCCTGTCCGCATTATGATGATGGGGATGTTATCGGCATAGAAGACAACATTAATGTATTGATTGCAGAGTTGATCAATAAGGAGGGCCCCCATCTAGTTTCTATTGTTGGGATGGGGGGACTGGGTAAAACTACCCTTGCGATaaaagtttacaatcataatgATGTTAAGCGTCATTTTGATTGTTGTGCTTGGAGTTTTATTTCCCAACAATACCAAGGAAGAGCTATTTTGCAGGAAATCATAAGGAAAGTAGGCAATCAAACAGGAGTTGAGACGCTAAATGATGGAGAGTTGAAGGAGAAGCTTTACAAGCAATTGGAGGATAAGCTGTATCTGTTGGTCCTCGATGACATATGGAGCAAAGAGGCTTGGGATGTTCTAAAACCTGCATTTCCCAAAGGAAAGAAGGGAAGCAAAATAATGCTCACCACTAGAATCAAAGATGTGACTCTTTATGCAGATCCATCAGGCTTTCTCCAGGAATCTAGGTGTTTAACAGAGGAACAGAGTTGGGAACTGTTCTGTAAGAAAGCTTTTCTTTCCAAGAATGTTGcttcaagttcttcttctttataccatctagaagaagaaaagaagaagttgGGAAGGGACATGGTAAAAAAATGTGGAGGTCTACCTCTAGCAGTTGTTGTATTAGGAGGCTTGCTAGCAACAAAGAAGTCAATTCATGAATGGGAGACGGTGGCTAAAGACATTATCAGGTACCTAAACAAAGTCGAAAAGAATCAAGAACAATATGGTGTTTCATGGATATTGTCTTTAAGCTACCATGATTTACCTTCTTACTTAAAGTCATGCTTTCTCTACTTCAGCCTTTACCCAGAGGATACTGAAGTCCATAAAAAGGAATTGATCCAAATGTGGATAGCTGAAGATTTTGTGCAGCATAATGGACAAGAAACAACAAAGGAGGAAATGGGAGAACAATACTTGCTGGAGCTGATTAATAGGTCAATGGTTCAAGTGGGTGAAAGGAGCTCCCGCGGTAAAGTCAAAACATGCCGCTTGCATGACTTGATGCGAGACTTTTGCTTGTGGAAGGCAAAACAAGAGAATTTCCTTTGTACTTTTGGTGGTGGAAGCTCAACAGGcgatgattcttcttcttcttccactgcTTCTGGG ATGGAACAACTGACTTATTGTTCCTTATGGTGGTATGGTCTTACACAAGATAACAAACCATTGCGAATGGATGGATTGAAGAATCTCTTGAGTCTGAAGCTTGGTTGGGGAAAAAAGCTGCAGCTAGAATTTGCTCTACCAAAATTGGTAAATTTGCGAACATTGGTTTTACATGAAATCGACAGTACTGATT TTTCCGATGACTATGACTGGTCACCACTTTCTCACTGTCGTAGCCTATGGAAACTGTATCTATTTGGAGGGCTAAGGAAGTTGCCAAAGTTGGAAGAATtcccaccaaatctgaaaaagctaaagttgaatccatCTCACTTGAAAGAAGATCCAATTCCAACTTTAAAAACGCTACCAAACTTGGAAAGTTTAACACTGGCAAAagtatattttatttctttgtggAGGGCTCGTGTTTCATATTATGGTGGCCATGATAAAATCCCAAAATATTACTTCCCCATAGAGGGGTTTGGAAGACTTCAATACCTACGACTATATAAGCTGGAGTTGGAGGAATTGGAAGTGGAGGAGGGAGCATTGCCATGTCTTCTGGAACTACGGATCGAAAGATGCTACATGTTAAGAATGCTTCCTGAAGGATTAAGATTCATCACTGCCCTCAACAAAATGGAGATAATAAGCATGCCAATTACATTCTATGAAAGGGTTCGAGAATATGGGGAGGATTGGCCCAAAATCCAACACATACCCTCCATCATTATGCGATGA